One window from the genome of Microcebus murinus isolate Inina chromosome X, M.murinus_Inina_mat1.0, whole genome shotgun sequence encodes:
- the WAS gene encoding actin nucleation-promoting factor WAS produces MSGGPVGSRPGGRGGSAAQQNIPSTLLQDHENQRLFEMLGRKCWTLATAVVQLYLALPPGAEYWTKEHCGAVCFVKDNPQKSYFIRLYGLQAGRLLWEQELYSQLVYSTPTPFFHTFAGDDCQAGLNFADEGEAQAFRALVQEKIQKRNQRQSGDRRQLPPPPAPANEERRGGLPPLPPHPSGDQGGTSAGPLALGLVTVDIQNPDITSSRYRGLPAPGPGPADKKRSGKKKISKADIGAPCGFKHVSHVGWDPQNGFDVNNLDPDLRSLFSRAGISEAQLTDAETSKLIYDFIEDQGGLEAVRQEMRRQEPLPPPPPPSRGGNQPPRPPIVGGNKGRSGPLPPVPLGGAPPPPTPRGPPPPGRGGPPPPPPPATGRSGPPPPPPPGAGGPPLPPPPPPPPPPPPSSGNGPAPPLPPPALVPGGGLAPVGGRGALLDQIRQGIQLNKTPGSLDSSAPQPPPQSSEGLVGALMHVMQKRSRAIHSSDEGEDQAGDEEEDDEWDD; encoded by the exons ATGAGTGGGGGCCCTGTGGGAAGCAGGCCTGGGGGCCGGGGAGGATCCGCAGCTCAGCAGAACAtaccctccaccctcctccaggACCACGAGAACCAGAGGCTCTTCGAGATGCTTGGACGAAAATGCTGG ACCCTGGCCACTGCAGTTGTTCAGCTGTACCTGGCGCTGCCCCCTGGAGCCGAGTACTGGACCAAGGAGCATTGTGGGGCTGTGTGTTTCGTGAAGGATAACCCCCAGAAGTCCTACTTCATCCGCCTTTATGGCCTTCAG GCTGGCCGGCTGCTCTGGGAACAGGAGCTGTACTCACAGCTGGTCTACTCCACTCCCACCCCCTTCTTCCACACCTTTGCTGGAGAT GACTGCCAAGCAGGGCTGAACTTTGCAGACGAGGGCGAGGCCCAGGCCTTCCGGGCCCTGGTGCAAGAGAAGATACAAAAAAGGAATCAGAGACAAAGTGGAG ACAGACGCCAGCTACCCCCACCACCAGCACCAGCcaatgaag agagaagaggagggctCCCGCCCTTGCCCCCACACCCAAGTGGAGATCAAGGGG GCACATCAGCTGGCCCACTGGCCTTGGGGctggtgacagtggacatccaGAACCCTGACATCACAAGTTCACGATACCGAGGACTCCCAGCACCTGGACCTGGCCCAGCTGATAAGAAACGTTCAGGGAAAAAGAAGATTAGCAAGGCTGATATTGGTGCACCCTGCGGATTCAA ACATGTCAGCCACGTGGGGTGGGACCCCCAGAATGGATTTGAC GTGAACAATCTCGACCCGGATCTTCGGAGTCTGTTCTCCAGGGCAGGAATCAGTGAGGCTCAGCTCACTGATGCTGAGACCTCCAAACTTATCTACGACTTCATTGAGGACCAGGGTGGGCTGGAGGCTGTGCGACAGGAGATGAGGCGCCAGG AGCCACTTCCACCGCCCCCACCACCATCCCGAGGAGGGAACCAACCCCCACGGCCCCCTATTGTGGGGGGTAATAAGGGTCGTTCTGGTCCACTGCCCCCTGTACCTTTGGGGGGTGCTCCACCCCCACCAACGCCCcggggacccccacccccaggccgaGGGggccctccaccaccaccccctccagcCACTGGACGTTCTggaccacctcctcctccacctcctggggctggggggccgcccctgccaccaccacctccaccaccaccaccaccaccacccagctCAGGGAATGGGCCAGcccctcccctacccccacctgCTTTGGTGCCTGGGGGGGGCCTGGCCCCTGTTGGGGGTCGGGGGGCGCTTTTGGATCAAATCCGGCAGGGAATTCAGCTGAACAAG ACTCCTGGGTCCCTAGACAGCTCTGCGCCACAGCCACCACCTCAGAGCTCGGAGGGGCTCGTGGGGGCCCTGATGCACGTGATGCAGAAGAGAAGCAGAGCCATCCACTCCTCGG aCGAAGGGGAGGACCAGGCCGGTGATGAGGAAGAGGATGATGAATGGGACGACTGA